The proteins below are encoded in one region of Thermus neutrinimicus:
- a CDS encoding LutC/YkgG family protein, with protein MDTRSRILSRIRQALRERPRALLPEHPHPALSQDPLELFLKRLAENGAEGHLLDEEGVRRLLANLAQGLAGAAYGKGVPAAFRLLPELPPEEAPLGVSRALFAVAETGTVALSSEDGRKAQLLPPVHLVLVGEEKVYPSLLEAFLDLKSLPSALGLHSGPSKSADIGQVMVKGVHGPGRLVVAVLQGTW; from the coding sequence ATGGACACCAGATCCCGCATCCTAAGCCGCATACGGCAGGCCCTTAGGGAAAGGCCCAGGGCCCTTCTACCCGAGCACCCCCACCCGGCCCTTTCCCAAGACCCCCTGGAGCTTTTCCTAAAGCGCCTGGCGGAAAACGGGGCCGAGGGCCACCTCCTGGACGAGGAAGGGGTGAGGAGGCTTCTTGCGAACCTGGCCCAAGGGCTTGCCGGGGCCGCCTACGGCAAGGGGGTTCCCGCCGCCTTCCGCCTCCTGCCGGAGCTTCCTCCCGAGGAAGCCCCCCTAGGGGTCTCCCGGGCCCTCTTCGCCGTGGCGGAAACGGGTACCGTGGCCCTTTCCTCGGAGGACGGCAGGAAGGCGCAGCTCCTGCCCCCCGTTCACCTGGTCCTGGTGGGGGAAGAGAAGGTGTATCCCAGCCTCCTCGAGGCCTTCCTGGACCTGAAATCCCTTCCCAGCGCCCTAGGCCTTCACTCCGGCCCCTCCAAAAGCGCGGATATCGGCCAGGTGATGGTCAAAGGGGTACACGGCCCCGGCCGGCTGGTGGTGGCGGTGCTTCAGGGCACCTGGTAG
- a CDS encoding LutB/LldF family L-lactate oxidation iron-sulfur protein: MGVKAKLYPKEAARLLREKPGVREAVTGATLHFEQGRKKAYGEIDAEAWRERAKRVKDHLLSHLDHYLELAEKRLREKGVQVHWAEGPEEAHRILREVVARHGVKRAVKAKSMLTEELGVNPLLESLGVEVYETDLGEYLIQLLGEPPSHIVGPAIHLALSEIQRLFHGRFGTPLDASPEALAAVARKVLREAFLTAELGISGANFLVAETGTLALMENEGNIRLSTSLPRVHVAFVGIEKLLPRLADLALFLPLTARAATGQRLSTYVSLIQGPSREEEEGPKEVHVVLVDHGRTTLLHDPEAWEVLRCLRCGACLNACPVYRQTGGHPYGYVYSGPIGAVLDPGLLGLEDTYPLPYASTLCGACYEACPVKIPIPKLLLTWRNRAVERGLAPTWEKGAIKAFSQVMQSPSLYRLFSKALRGLPLPQDLLPLLKAWTEGRGPLKPSPKPFHELWQELEE; this comes from the coding sequence ATGGGGGTTAAGGCCAAGCTCTACCCCAAGGAAGCCGCCAGGCTCCTAAGGGAAAAACCCGGGGTGCGGGAAGCGGTCACCGGGGCCACCCTTCACTTTGAACAAGGCCGCAAGAAGGCCTACGGGGAGATCGACGCCGAGGCCTGGCGGGAGAGGGCCAAGAGGGTCAAGGACCACCTCCTCTCCCACCTGGACCATTACCTGGAGCTAGCAGAGAAAAGGTTGCGGGAAAAGGGCGTACAGGTGCACTGGGCGGAGGGCCCCGAGGAGGCCCACCGCATCCTGAGGGAGGTCGTGGCCCGCCACGGGGTAAAGCGGGCGGTGAAGGCCAAGAGCATGCTCACGGAGGAGCTTGGGGTGAACCCTCTTCTGGAGTCCCTGGGAGTGGAGGTGTACGAAACCGACCTCGGGGAGTACCTGATCCAGCTCCTGGGAGAACCCCCAAGCCACATCGTGGGCCCGGCCATCCACCTGGCCCTCTCCGAGATCCAAAGGCTTTTCCACGGGCGCTTCGGTACCCCCCTGGACGCCTCCCCCGAGGCCCTGGCCGCCGTGGCCAGGAAGGTCTTGCGGGAAGCCTTCCTCACCGCCGAACTGGGCATCAGCGGGGCCAACTTCCTGGTGGCGGAGACGGGTACCCTGGCCCTCATGGAAAACGAGGGGAACATCCGCCTTTCCACCAGCCTCCCCAGGGTACACGTGGCCTTCGTGGGGATCGAAAAGCTCCTTCCCCGCCTCGCTGACCTGGCCCTCTTCCTCCCCCTCACCGCCCGGGCGGCCACGGGGCAACGGCTTTCCACCTACGTTTCCCTCATCCAGGGCCCCTCGAGGGAGGAAGAGGAAGGCCCTAAGGAGGTGCACGTGGTCTTGGTGGACCACGGCCGCACCACCCTCCTCCACGACCCCGAGGCCTGGGAGGTCTTGCGGTGCCTCCGGTGCGGGGCCTGCCTCAACGCCTGTCCCGTCTACCGCCAGACCGGGGGGCATCCCTACGGCTACGTCTACTCGGGGCCCATAGGGGCGGTTCTGGACCCCGGGCTCCTGGGCCTCGAGGACACCTACCCCCTTCCCTACGCTTCCACCCTCTGCGGAGCCTGCTACGAGGCCTGCCCGGTGAAGATCCCCATCCCCAAGCTCCTCCTCACCTGGCGAAACCGGGCGGTGGAACGGGGCCTCGCCCCCACCTGGGAAAAAGGCGCCATCAAGGCCTTTTCCCAGGTGATGCAAAGCCCAAGCCTCTACCGGCTCTTCTCCAAGGCCCTAAGGGGCCTCCCCCTGCCCCAGGACCTCCTCCCCCTCTTGAAGGCCTGGACGGAGGGCCGCGGCCCCCTGAAGCCCAGCCCTAAGCCCTTCCACGAGCTTTGGCAGGAACTCGAGGAGTAA
- the lepB gene encoding signal peptidase I, with product MKAFWDYLSKEWFRQVGEALLVAFLVTTFVFTTVGVVGQSMFPTLQNGERVLVPKWETWLVRFGLMEWRRGEVAILKPPEGTPNATARFPLLGFSFRAFFIKRIVAVPGDEVYVERGVVYVNGKPLDERHITDRIAPWPDSFPGVCYKDGRMTRILTQQGDFPVELLPAYLRPLKEMLLPPSPEVLARSRLTEACEVGKIRLKERYYFVMGDNRTLGGSEDSRTFGPVPLESIAGRASFVWWPIFVREEGKIRLNLRRLSPPPAYQVP from the coding sequence ATGAAGGCGTTTTGGGACTATCTTTCCAAGGAGTGGTTCCGCCAGGTGGGGGAAGCCCTTCTGGTGGCGTTTTTGGTCACCACCTTTGTCTTCACCACCGTGGGGGTGGTGGGGCAGAGCATGTTCCCCACCTTGCAGAACGGGGAGCGGGTCCTGGTGCCCAAGTGGGAGACCTGGTTGGTGCGCTTTGGCCTTATGGAGTGGCGCAGGGGGGAGGTGGCCATCCTTAAGCCTCCGGAGGGCACGCCCAACGCCACCGCCCGCTTTCCCCTCCTGGGCTTTAGCTTCCGGGCCTTCTTCATCAAGCGCATCGTGGCGGTGCCCGGGGACGAGGTCTATGTGGAGCGGGGGGTGGTCTATGTCAACGGCAAGCCCCTGGACGAGCGGCACATCACCGATCGCATCGCCCCCTGGCCCGATTCCTTTCCGGGGGTGTGCTATAAGGACGGGCGCATGACCCGGATCCTCACCCAGCAAGGGGATTTTCCCGTGGAGCTTCTCCCCGCTTACCTAAGGCCCCTTAAGGAGATGCTCCTGCCGCCTTCGCCGGAGGTTCTGGCCCGAAGCCGCCTCACCGAGGCCTGCGAGGTGGGGAAGATCCGCCTAAAGGAGAGGTACTATTTCGTCATGGGGGATAACCGCACCCTGGGAGGCTCGGAGGATTCCCGCACCTTTGGCCCAGTGCCCCTGGAGTCCATCGCCGGCCGGGCCAGCTTCGTGTGGTGGCCCATCTTCGTGCGGGAAGAGGGGAAGATCCGCCTGAACCTGAGGAGGCTTTCCCCACCCCCCGCCTACCAGGTGCCCTGA